A genomic segment from Truepera sp. encodes:
- a CDS encoding ComEC/Rec2 family competence protein yields the protein MRSPGGGRSRPGTFVPWSLPLAAGTVLGALGAAVAGAGPTLIGSVLLAVGGALLWWRLGWRWPHVASGGAAAMIAFAPVLLLSFALGAARMQAWRSGPSEQARAAVSAEWSGAEREWRGRSDGDYLYATQPARAKLALVMPAGAAAPVGDVVVTGTAEPAPGKRNPGGFDYAGHLARRGAAGQLFARSVVLVRPATRVSDLLARGVTAGLPAEAGALMLAMTLGRRDDLAALRESFGAAGMSHLLALSGLHVGVLLLALGGALRRLPRGRVPLVAGGALAFVMLVGPSPSVVRATTMALAVLLTSALGSGRAGVWAALGLAALIGTLMAPQMVLDLGFQLSYLAVVGMLLFVPPWTARLGSLVSPLPAGVTGLRRVVLAVRTAAVLGALASAAAQLPTLSLVAGTFLAVPLASPLVNVAAVPLAGLLVPFGFAAGLAGLVAEPLAWLLNQVVGPLAGCLIWLARVGARLPSLPWGEVAGVGHVAWAGLTAALAAWARGRLRLAQVLAVALVLGGVTSAVPAPTPPPDIWFLDVGQGDAALVRLGPGTAVLVDGGGSPFSDFDVGKRIVVPALRALGVRQLSAVIATHADADHVEGLVPVLENFRVGLLVTGPPQPGNLLDERLRSVAAQRGVRVHEARRGERLSLGGAVLELLNPPADTSGLSPNDASVAFVLRLAGVPRALFLGDLGVGVEPDLAVPPLDVLMVGHHGSRHSTSEGLLKAASPGLAVISVGRNGYGHPTAEVLERLAAHGVEVMTTREHGAIRVDLSGEPSWTPSVVPAAPP from the coding sequence GTGAGATCGCCGGGTGGTGGCCGCTCGCGGCCGGGCACCTTCGTGCCGTGGTCGCTGCCGCTCGCTGCCGGCACCGTTCTCGGCGCGCTGGGGGCCGCGGTGGCGGGCGCAGGGCCCACGCTCATCGGCTCCGTGCTTCTCGCCGTAGGCGGCGCGCTCCTCTGGTGGCGGCTCGGCTGGCGCTGGCCGCACGTCGCGAGCGGCGGCGCGGCGGCCATGATCGCCTTCGCTCCGGTGCTGCTGCTCTCCTTCGCTCTCGGCGCGGCGCGCATGCAGGCGTGGCGTTCGGGCCCATCGGAGCAGGCGCGGGCCGCGGTAAGCGCCGAGTGGAGCGGGGCCGAGCGGGAGTGGCGCGGCAGGTCGGACGGCGACTACCTGTACGCCACGCAACCCGCGCGGGCCAAGCTGGCACTCGTCATGCCGGCGGGCGCCGCGGCGCCGGTGGGTGACGTGGTGGTGACGGGCACCGCCGAACCGGCGCCGGGAAAGCGCAACCCGGGCGGCTTCGACTACGCCGGTCACCTGGCGCGGCGCGGGGCGGCGGGCCAACTCTTCGCGCGAAGCGTGGTGCTTGTCCGGCCCGCTACCCGTGTGAGCGACTTGCTGGCCAGGGGCGTGACCGCCGGCCTCCCGGCCGAAGCGGGCGCCCTCATGCTCGCCATGACCCTGGGGCGGCGTGACGACCTCGCCGCGCTGCGAGAATCGTTCGGGGCGGCCGGCATGTCGCACCTGTTGGCGCTCTCGGGGCTCCACGTCGGGGTACTCCTTCTCGCCCTCGGGGGCGCCCTCAGGCGACTGCCCCGCGGGCGCGTTCCGCTGGTCGCCGGTGGGGCGCTGGCGTTCGTCATGCTCGTGGGGCCCAGCCCGAGCGTCGTGCGCGCTACCACCATGGCCCTCGCGGTGCTATTGACCTCCGCCTTGGGCTCGGGCCGTGCCGGTGTCTGGGCCGCCCTCGGCCTGGCGGCACTCATCGGCACGCTCATGGCCCCGCAGATGGTCCTCGACCTGGGTTTCCAGCTTTCCTACTTGGCGGTGGTGGGCATGCTGCTCTTCGTGCCGCCGTGGACCGCCCGGCTCGGTAGCCTGGTCTCGCCCCTGCCTGCCGGAGTCACGGGTTTAAGACGGGTTGTTCTCGCTGTCAGGACGGCCGCGGTCTTGGGTGCGCTCGCCAGCGCGGCTGCTCAGTTGCCCACGCTCTCCCTCGTCGCCGGCACGTTCCTGGCGGTCCCACTGGCCTCCCCACTCGTGAACGTGGCGGCGGTGCCGCTGGCCGGGCTGCTGGTGCCCTTCGGGTTCGCTGCCGGGCTGGCGGGGCTCGTCGCCGAGCCGCTGGCGTGGCTCCTCAACCAGGTCGTCGGGCCGCTGGCAGGCTGCCTCATCTGGTTGGCGCGAGTCGGTGCGCGCTTGCCCAGCCTGCCCTGGGGGGAGGTGGCCGGCGTCGGACACGTTGCGTGGGCGGGGTTGACCGCGGCCCTTGCCGCCTGGGCCCGGGGGCGGTTGAGGCTCGCCCAGGTGCTCGCCGTTGCGCTCGTGCTTGGAGGCGTCACGAGCGCCGTCCCTGCGCCGACGCCACCGCCCGACATCTGGTTCCTGGACGTCGGCCAGGGCGACGCCGCCCTGGTGCGCCTCGGGCCCGGCACCGCCGTGCTCGTCGACGGCGGAGGTTCGCCCTTCTCCGACTTCGACGTGGGCAAGCGGATCGTCGTTCCCGCCCTGCGCGCCCTCGGCGTCAGGCAGCTGAGTGCCGTGATCGCCACCCACGCCGACGCCGACCACGTCGAGGGGCTCGTTCCCGTCCTCGAGAACTTCCGCGTTGGGCTGCTCGTCACAGGACCGCCGCAGCCCGGCAACCTACTCGACGAGCGCCTCAGGTCCGTGGCTGCGCAGCGTGGGGTGAGGGTTCACGAGGCCCGCCGGGGTGAGCGCCTGAGCCTGGGCGGTGCCGTGCTCGAGCTGTTGAACCCACCCGCCGACACGTCGGGCTTGAGCCCGAACGACGCCTCGGTGGCCTTCGTGCTGCGGCTGGCGGGTGTGCCCAGGGCCCTGTTCCTCGGGGACCTGGGGGTGGGCGTAGAACCCGACCTCGCCGTTCCTCCGCTGGACGTGCTCATGGTCGGCCACCACGGTTCTCGGCACAGCACCAGCGAGGGCCTCCTGAAGGCCGCGAGCCCCGGCCTGGCCGTCATCTCCGTCGGGCGCAACGGTTACGGCCACCCAACCGCCGAGGTCCTCGAGCGCTTGGCCGCTCATGGGGTGGAGGTCATGACGACGCGCGAGCACGGCGCCATCAGGGTCGACCTCTCCGGGGAGCCCAGCTGGACGCCGAGCGTAGTGCCGGCAGCACCGCCTTGA